Proteins encoded within one genomic window of Nordella sp. HKS 07:
- a CDS encoding SH3 domain-containing protein, producing MRKVVFFAVIWATLSTAAVAAPGVTTTNVNLRSGPGTTYSAIRTLPVGTDIDIGDCDDAGSWCAVTVEGTKGFVSGQYLKKTDDPQAWPRSYETGVGRMVLYQPQFTDWTDFKTIDAVVAAEYVKTPDARPVFGVIGLKGDTSYDEDDDQIVITNITISSLNFSSLKRDELKALSVETGKLLPTDPITVPESRVTASLAEQKRMTDVPGLKADPPPIFVSTLPALLVQTDGAPVFGRVKGKAGLSFVVNTNWDLFRIDEGGTLFLRDDKHWLTAKTVAGPWTPVTDLPQLLKDLPTDGNWDDARAAQPPEPYPQGRAPAIVATNQPSEMILFEGEPALVDVPATALQWASNTETDVFFDKTGKQWYVLLSGRWFRAADLKGPWTFATPQLPADFLNIPEDAPYYSVRASVPGTSESAEARLRASIPTTARVEKGSITPTLAYEGKPAFAPIEGTELAYATNTAETVIKVGSRYFLLQDGVWFVADSPEGPWQLATEVPAAIYEIPPSSPVYNATYVHVYETEPDAVWYSYTMGYLYCYLAWDSCVYGSGWYYPPYWYDSPDYDYPIYNPRPVTWGIGAYYNPVRGVYGRYGYAYGPYRGIAGVRTWNPSTGTYGRAGAVWGPNGSAGFVAAANPSTDKAGYIAGGRNVYGAWKSAGVKSGSEWARITARTGAGGSSTLRWKTSEGQGFIHEGRRGDMYAGRNGQVYRNTGDGWQVYDGGWQDVKPPNRGDLVQGGEGLPGLSPEARDRLQNRVGAESPAQPKAGAAPVRERTKTKASQRPATQQHQKARTQRQPSSQRPTVSRQLPSNVNRDAQMRYRGNQREMSRQYYYPPARGSYGGRGFGGSGGGRSFGGGGRGGGRR from the coding sequence ATGCGCAAAGTTGTCTTTTTTGCAGTCATTTGGGCCACACTCTCCACAGCGGCGGTGGCCGCACCAGGGGTGACCACGACCAACGTGAACCTACGCTCTGGTCCGGGCACGACTTACTCCGCAATTCGAACGCTCCCGGTTGGTACAGACATCGACATCGGCGATTGCGATGATGCCGGCAGCTGGTGCGCCGTCACGGTCGAAGGAACGAAGGGATTCGTCAGCGGCCAATATCTGAAGAAGACAGACGATCCGCAAGCATGGCCACGCAGCTACGAAACCGGCGTGGGCCGCATGGTCCTGTATCAGCCGCAGTTCACGGACTGGACCGATTTCAAGACGATCGATGCGGTGGTCGCGGCCGAATATGTCAAGACGCCGGATGCCCGACCGGTTTTCGGCGTTATCGGCCTCAAAGGCGACACGTCCTACGACGAGGACGACGATCAGATCGTCATTACCAATATCACCATATCGAGCCTGAACTTCTCGAGCCTGAAGCGCGACGAGTTGAAGGCCCTGTCGGTCGAGACCGGAAAGCTCTTGCCGACCGACCCGATCACCGTCCCGGAATCCCGCGTGACGGCAAGCCTGGCCGAGCAGAAACGCATGACCGATGTGCCCGGTCTCAAAGCGGATCCGCCGCCGATCTTTGTGTCGACGCTCCCGGCGCTCCTCGTCCAGACCGACGGCGCCCCCGTATTCGGCCGGGTGAAGGGGAAGGCCGGGCTCTCCTTCGTGGTCAATACGAACTGGGACCTCTTCCGGATCGACGAGGGCGGTACATTGTTCCTGCGCGACGACAAGCACTGGCTGACGGCCAAGACCGTCGCGGGCCCGTGGACACCGGTCACCGATCTGCCCCAGCTGCTTAAAGACCTGCCCACGGACGGCAACTGGGACGATGCGCGCGCCGCCCAGCCGCCCGAGCCTTATCCGCAGGGGCGAGCGCCGGCTATCGTCGCCACCAACCAGCCCTCCGAGATGATCCTGTTCGAGGGTGAGCCCGCGCTCGTCGATGTTCCCGCCACCGCGCTGCAGTGGGCATCGAACACCGAGACGGACGTCTTCTTCGACAAGACCGGGAAGCAATGGTACGTGCTTCTGTCCGGCCGCTGGTTCCGCGCTGCCGACCTGAAGGGGCCGTGGACCTTCGCGACGCCGCAGCTTCCCGCCGATTTCCTGAATATCCCAGAGGACGCTCCCTATTACTCCGTGCGCGCGTCGGTTCCGGGAACGTCGGAAAGTGCCGAGGCGCGGCTCAGGGCAAGCATCCCGACCACGGCTCGCGTGGAGAAGGGCTCGATCACGCCGACGCTCGCCTATGAGGGCAAGCCCGCCTTCGCGCCCATCGAGGGGACCGAACTCGCCTATGCGACGAACACGGCCGAGACCGTGATCAAAGTCGGTTCGCGATATTTCCTTCTTCAGGACGGAGTCTGGTTCGTGGCCGACAGCCCGGAAGGCCCATGGCAGCTGGCCACCGAGGTCCCAGCGGCGATCTACGAGATTCCGCCCTCGTCGCCAGTATACAATGCCACCTATGTCCACGTTTACGAGACCGAGCCGGATGCCGTCTGGTACAGCTACACCATGGGCTATCTGTACTGCTACCTGGCCTGGGATTCATGTGTCTACGGGAGCGGGTGGTACTATCCCCCCTATTGGTACGACTCGCCCGACTACGATTACCCGATCTATAACCCGCGCCCCGTAACTTGGGGCATCGGCGCCTATTACAACCCGGTCCGAGGCGTATATGGCCGCTACGGCTATGCCTATGGCCCATATCGCGGCATTGCCGGCGTGCGGACCTGGAACCCGAGCACCGGCACCTATGGCCGCGCCGGGGCAGTCTGGGGACCGAACGGCTCGGCCGGCTTCGTCGCGGCCGCCAATCCGAGCACGGACAAGGCCGGCTACATAGCCGGTGGCCGGAATGTCTATGGAGCTTGGAAATCGGCCGGTGTCAAAAGCGGATCAGAGTGGGCGCGGATTACCGCGCGCACCGGCGCCGGCGGCAGTTCGACACTGCGCTGGAAGACCTCCGAGGGCCAGGGGTTCATCCATGAGGGGCGGCGCGGGGACATGTATGCCGGCCGAAACGGTCAGGTCTACCGGAACACCGGCGACGGCTGGCAAGTGTATGATGGCGGCTGGCAGGACGTGAAGCCGCCCAACCGCGGCGACCTGGTGCAGGGCGGCGAAGGCCTTCCGGGTCTCTCGCCCGAGGCGCGCGACCGGCTCCAGAACCGGGTGGGCGCGGAGTCCCCTGCACAGCCCAAGGCGGGCGCCGCTCCGGTTCGCGAACGGACAAAGACGAAGGCATCCCAGCGCCCGGCGACGCAGCAACACCAGAAAGCGCGGACACAGCGCCAGCCCTCTTCGCAGCGCCCGACGGTGAGCCGACAGCTGCCGTCCAATGTCAACCGGGACGCACAGATGCGGTATCGGGGCAATCAGCGGGAGATGTCGAGGCAGTACTACTATCCGCCCGCCCGCGGCAGCTATGGTGGCCGCGGTTTTGGTGGTAGTGGCGGTGGTCGCAGCTTCGGTGGCGGAGGCAGGGGTGGCGGCCGCCGTTGA
- a CDS encoding DUF1622 domain-containing protein — MDPQVTSAFDMTATISHGIRFIGDAIDVFGVMTIVIGIVWSTSHFLRRPTEEHYFDRYKIRIGRTLLLGLEMLVAADIVKTIAVEPTFTSLGVLAGLVAIRTFLSWTLVLEIEGRWPWQGSNSRNPP, encoded by the coding sequence ATGGACCCGCAGGTCACGAGCGCCTTCGACATGACGGCAACGATCAGTCACGGGATTCGCTTCATTGGCGATGCGATCGACGTCTTCGGCGTCATGACCATCGTCATCGGCATAGTCTGGTCGACATCGCATTTCCTGCGGCGGCCCACGGAAGAACACTACTTCGATCGGTATAAGATCCGCATTGGCCGAACGCTCTTGCTTGGCCTCGAGATGCTCGTCGCCGCCGATATTGTGAAGACAATTGCGGTCGAGCCCACATTCACGAGCCTCGGGGTGCTCGCCGGCCTTGTCGCAATCCGCACCTTCCTGAGCTGGACCCTTGTACTGGAGATCGAGGGTAGATGGCCCTGGCAAGGAAGCAACAGCCGAAACCCGCCGTGA